The Tubulanus polymorphus chromosome 4, tnTubPoly1.2, whole genome shotgun sequence genomic interval GAGAGGGCACATTATTGTCTAAAAAAGTTCACAATTTTTTGCAGATTCTGGAAAGTGATCAAAAGTACACCACCAGAATACCTTTTTCTTATTGATATGCCCTAAAAGTATTCGGCAATACTCTTAAATCTTGACCCTGGAAACTGCGTCTGCTCCAGAGAGCATTGTGAAATAAGTTCTGTAGGATTCTAAAGATTTGCGAAGCACTCGGCCGTACCACGAAACGGCGACTGTAGCTGCTCGCCAGGACCAACAAATCCAATGCATTCAATGTGAAAATGTTCTTGATGGATTGGATTATGGCTTTCACAGACATTAGCATTGTGACAATAATCCGTCACATGTCCCCGGTGTACGGTCAACGGTAATTCAGATAAGTGCAAACATGGCTGAAACGCATGCTTTCCATTTCTCACATTGCCGTTGGCTGTAGCTGTCGGTCAGGGATAATCCTTCCAGATATTTCTGGAATTCGCTCAACTCCTCGTCGACGGATAAACATTCCATATCGATACACAGGAATTTTAAAGGTGCTGTGATTAAACATTCGAGGCATAATCATTAGAACTGAGACTTTAGTTTTAGAGCACCTACCACTGAGACTCGGTCAGTGTAAAGGGTCAAACTAGAATCgaaaaagaattcattttcCATCATCACGCCGtatttttccaatttttaaACATCTAACTCCTTATAAGATGAACTCAAAACTAACTGGAAGCACATTGTTGTATTTACCCCAAAAATGTGGCAGCCAAAGTGCGTCCGGTTTCTTTGGATAAAATACTACAGATTCTTGCTGCTCTAGGCCTGGCATTTGTGTAATAAGCAAATGAACAGGCAGACTGGAGCGGCATAAGAATAAAGATGTGTGTTTATCTgacgtaagattagcaaacaTGAATAAACCTTCCAGCTAAATCATACATACATCTATCTTGTCTCGCGTGTTGACAATGTCTGAGTACTATTTACTTCTCTTTCTTCAACAACTTCGTCGTCATTTTCCACGAAATGAAGTCAACAACTGTTACCTTATAGGACCAGGAACAAAAATCGTTCATATAGCTCATAAAAACTGATTCAAATCAAACCAGTTGTAGAAGCACCACGACAAGTATCTGCTATAGGCTCTTATCAGCTCTCAGCCAGGTGGAAGAGAGTCTTCGCACCTTCCCCAGTCCACACATCGacatttcaaatcagaattcaTAAAAAGCTGCACTCAAAAACGACTTGGATTCTCTGAAGCTTTTCATTGCCTCTGGTGCCTAAAAAGGTTGCACAAAGTAGCCTTTGGTTCTTTTAACCGCGAGATGGGATTTTTTAAGATTCTGCATTTAGGTACTTGATTACGCCTTTGAAGTCCATCCCCATTAAAGCAACCCGCTTCCATCCTGGTTACATCATAGTATTCGAAGCTGTACACACACGCACGAGAGAACATCAGTGAAAACAATTTCGGATGGATCAATTTAAAAAGATCTTTCCGAAATGTGAAATAGAACGCGCTGCTTCTATTTCGCTTTGATGTATGTAAATGTATCCTCAGGcagatcatttttcaaattcgtgACCAAGAAAAAATGCTCATCTACATCAGAATCTTTACTGTTTCCATACTCACGTCGACTGAGGAACAGAAGAcgtgaaataaaaccaatgaCTTGGGcttaagaaaatgaaataatttttagCTACATGTATTAAATTGTTGCAGAAAAGCAACTGAAAGAACTGGATCAAGTTCAATAAGGCATATAGAAGTCGAATGAAATTAGTTCAAATATTGGATTCCAATAACCGTAAATGAAGAGCTGATGCGATCCCCTGATATATGATAACGACATAAAGACAGCTTTCCACGCAGAGCAACAATCAACATGTTTTTGCGAGGAGATATTGTTCTTCAATCATTCTGTTGATCAAGGGAATTTAGCGAGTCGTTTGATTGAGTGTCAACGAGGATGTGACTGGAATCATAGAACACGAAAAGCTAATGACCTTAATAATCTAAATCAACATTCTAGGCAGGTATAAATATAAGTGCAGTCATGTTTACGTCTGGCTTCTTGAAAGCGTGCCAGATAAGAACACCGACCCTGGCCCTTTAACAGGACATGAACAATCAAACACTGAGTCCTTTTTTCCTGTATTGCAATACACAACATCGCTGAATGGATGATTTCACATGTATTTATCAAAACCCAGTTGCTCACTTACTTAATCTTTTACAAgctatgtatttttgatgttGTCCATATTCATAAGCGATGAACCTTCGTGATTAATTCCTAGCCAGGATTTCATTTCAAGAAACCTAGCGGTCCAATAATTCATGTATAGACCTATTAATGGTTTTTTGCGCTTTGACTAAAGCAAGATCTAGTCTAGTACCAAGCCGTCGTTCTACAAACAACCGTTGTAGGGAActggtaacaacgactggtattcagactaagcAAGATCCTGATATCTAAAACTCAAAGTCATTCCCAACACAAAACATTCACAGGAGAGAATCTAATTTCACCATGACATTTATGCCTGTATCACATTCACCTATTTAGCTTACTACCCATGGCTCTACGAACtgaatttatatatcaaaCCTATCTATTTACCTGCACATGTTATACCGAGGGGGTTCTGATGTATAAAAAAGACAAATCTTCATTCAGGGGCAGTTCTAGGGTGAAAATCACAGAGTTTACCTAGGTTTTCAAggcaaattctaaaaaatgagCCTAGGTCCATTTTAGCAGCACATATCTTCACAAATTCTGCTATTGTTTTAAACAGAAAGTGCATTTTGTAGACAAAATCCCAGACATCGAAAACCAATCTTCATTTCCTCATTAATTAGGACTTAGCTCCATTAGCGATTTATGAATGGGCTGGTGAAATCTATCTGTAAATCTAAGAAATGGTGCCAGGTATATTACATGCTCCATGATCTACAACACTGACGCAGATTGATCGGAAATTCTACTCCAGacgtgaaaaaaatatcagatcAGCATTAGCACAGCTGTGAGCAGTGAGTGTGTGTAACCTATAAGATTATACAGAAAAACTGCTTCATTCACATCAAGAAGAATCTGTGAGGGAAGCATTCATCATGGGTTGTAAAAATCTTAGATCAAATACTGAGAGATAAAACAATATCAAAGACTGATGATTCTATGAAGATACTGATTCGGAAAAAACATCTATGTCAGCCCAATATTGGCTTTCCACGCGAAGcacttcaaaaagaaaaaaaagttcaGTTTCATGTTTCCTTTTAAGAATCGGCAGAAATATCTAGCTTCAAAGACTGACATTTGGCTAACATCCAACTGTTGAGCTCATTTAAATCTAGGCCTATGACATTTTAAGAAATATGGATGAATATACgatttcaatttctattttcttatttttgatcAATAAGAGAAACAGTTTTTCATAACACACAGCACCTCAGACACAATGCACTCCTTGTCTTTATACTAAGTTTAAATTCTACCTACCTTAGACGTAATAATAGTTTCTAGTTTCGTTCTTCATGCCCGGCGCTGTCTTCGTCTCTGTCACTGGAAAATGCTACCAGTACACAGAGAGAATATCAACCACTCGTGGCTGATAGCTGAGAGAGAATGGAGGAGTGTACTGCTAGCACTGCCAGCACGCTGTCTGGCCGGGTTCGTAGTTGTCGCTGATGCAGCACTGAAATCAATGTTACAACGAAGAAAACTGATTATCCTTCCATTACGGGCAGTACGAGGATAACACGCGTCAGGACAGACATCAAAATGGTCACTGAAGCAACTGATGTTATCATTGTCGTTATATACTTCTTTATCAGTCATAGTGTTAAATTACCATATCAGCTTCTATACCTGCATatagattgaaataatatatatatataaatatatatatatatatcatattttaaCCCATCCCGACTAATATGCTAGCTTGCATCAGTAACACAGGCTGTTGCCAATAGTAGTTTTATGCACGCTCTGCTGCAGGCTAATGGCAGATTAGATCAAAgattaattcaatttctatcTCAACATAACAACCTACTACATACTAAATTATGAAAACGTTGTTTAGGTCTACACCCTGCTTTCAGGTTCGAAGAAATATCGAATAAACAATTTAGCCTACTTCAACAAGCCAATCACATATTTACCCTGGATATGCTTTTTAGTACAGAATGGTATGTCAATGGGTTACATACAATCAACTCTTGGAATTACTTctgattcaaattcaatatcaaACTTATGCCTAACTAACCGATTCTAAAATATTGGGAAACACAGATTATAAGACCCACTTTTTTAgagaatttcaaagattaacaatttatcaagaattaaaatcaaaatacacagCATTTCAAACTCTCACTATAGAAATCATCATCAGATATCCTTTGTGTATTTTGactttaatttttgataaataaaattcattttgaattcagGATATcgtgggttttaaacttattatctgTTCTCCACCTAAGAGTATACAGGgctattcattatattcaataaatcaGCATTCAAGGTAAGCTTTTAAGAAGGAAAGCTCCAGTGATCCAACTAAATTGAGTCCACTGATTATGAAAGCATCTTTGATACGTGATCAACAAATCTGAATGATCTTTTTATCTACCCTTCAGGGCgagaaaatcattttgatatcgtATTCATGTAAATAAAGGCGAAGCGTCCAATGGCGCTGAATAAAAAAATCTAAGCTTTGATATTTAGTTTCTAATTACGCAACGATGCTCCGTTAATCGTAACCATAGCAACTATAATGGGAAGTTATCAAATTCCTTTTTTAAACATGTTCATATGCCGTTCGCTCCCATCATTATACATCCTAGTTAATAATCCATGAatgaacatttcaaattgttgGACTTCGAAATGCTTTTTACGCGGAGTACTTACTCAACTGTACTGTAAAAATTTCAGAGTTGTTTTTATAGTTTCCATAGTTTTCTTTTATGTTTACAATTTTAAATGATTGATTCAGAAAGATTCCCCGAGGGTTTCCAGGCCGCCTACGTATTCATATCCCCGCAGTTTCaaagatagaaatattttcatctctTCAGACACTGTATTATACGGATTCAGTCAAAACAGACGAGAGTTTTTCTCAGAATTTCAACTGTATTGTGAAACTGATTCGTCGTCACGCAGCAGCCAGAGTTGACGACGTCTCCGCGTCACTAGGGGGATCGGCTGATCAATAGAGCGGTCGACCTGTTTTATATTGTCACCGATTAACGAGATTTGTCTAGTGAAAGTAGGAAATAAACGTTACAAACATCAGTGAAACCTGAAACCAGAAATTACTATGGCTGGTGGATAAAGAATTGTGTCTGCGATCGTGTATCACTTCATACCAAGAAGTTCTGTTATGTCATTGAGCGAaacaatatcaatttaaacaaCTATTGTTGCTTTCATTTCTTACGTTTCCGATGGAATCCTTCCACCCATCTTCAGAGTTGATTATAGTTTCAGTTATAGCATGGACTATGAAACGAACTATAAATTCGTTTTTTTTCAAGACTGGTAATAATCTCAACTATATTGATTGGGCGCGTTGAGGCCATCGGTTTTAGCAAAAACCTCTCCGAACCAACCTGGTTTTACCATTCTAAAAAGCATCTGAGTTTCTAGGAAGCTGATCGAATAGGCACCTATATAATCTAAGCGTATTAACTGATACAGTATTCATTAGAAATCGACTAGAGCTTGTATCTCAATCACAGAGCACAATTAATTAGCTTCATTATCTATAATCTTCCGGATACAGCATTACATGTACCGGCAGTATTAATTACACGAGGCTCTTCGTTCATCATCTCTATGAAACCCTTCAGACATGAATCTACAATTATAGAATACACGAGCTTCGtcgattttataattatgtaaTGATGAACAGGTAATATAGAATTCTTATGAGAAATTCAGTGAGTAGTGAAAATCAAGAGAAGAAATGTTAATCAGAGGTGGAACCACTATAGTGTGTTCTGTGCACTTCACAATTAACCAAGCTATAAACTCGATAAGCATCTTTAATGCATTCTAGCCAGGGCACCTACCCTCCCATAATTATGTACTGAGCCACTCACATTGTTGGGTACCGGTGAGCCCTTTGCGAGATCTATTGCCGCTGACCCTGTGAATGGGTAAACTGAATACAGTCCAGGTCGTATCTACCCCAGCTTGtcaacaaaatcaaccaacatcaGGATTTGAACCTATATCCGCATCAACAGTATATCTATCCACCACAGCGGACTTGTGGGACTTTTACAAGTGCCTTTGGGGATGAGACAAGTTCAGGTGCTGAGAACTGGTGAGGGTGTGCAGTTTGAGGTCCAAGTGACATAAGTTACCACCGTAGTACTGCTGGTGGTATATTTTATTGGGTCAGAGCAAAAGTGACCTCATAGTGCCTTTTTGGACATCAGAGTTCCATTATGCATGTAacaagttcttcaaaattagcccctggggccagttgcatagtcatggcttagatttaagactggtctaagaccaactaagttctatactcgatctaacaacttaagaccagtcttaagatttaagaccacttttggacttaagtcatgactgtgcaactgggccctggatctgcccctgagCCCAGAAAGCCTCTAAATAGAGAATATGTAAGAGACTTGAATATCTGATCACTGCTTGTTACTTCTTGTCATATCTTATTTGTATCATGGACCAAGTTCAGAACTTCAGCAATTACATAAATGATCAGTACCGGCACATGATAATGCATTTAGGTAATGAGAGATACCTGTGCCATATAGGCTACTAGTTCATTTACAatcatttctgaaatgaaGCAATCATCGAAATGGTGGCACCACATTTTCATGAATCAGTAGATTTGGATATCAAGTTCGCGACGTAATTTCAGCAATCAGAAAATTGAGTTCACCGTTGATAGCTCTAACAACTAAACACGATCAATTCTTAATCGATTTTGTGTTGCACTCACTGAGGTAATGGTGATAAAGTCAAAATTGCTTTCGGTTTCGTGTGTGCAGTTGAGTTGGATCCAACTTTAATGTTTAACCCGCTAGGGTTGTAATACACTAGCTCCGTAAATGTTGTAAATCTCTCTTGTCATTTCTAGCTGATAATACGCAATTTTGAATTGTACTTGAATCAAGTAAAAATACGTTTTCTTAGATTAAATTAAGGAATATGAATTAGGACACTGCGTAATTATACGGCCAAATTCCCATAATTTCATACGGAAATGGATGACATCATCGTCACCTACGGTAAAAGGAGAAAtagaggagaaaatttcattacTCACATATCACAGGGAGAAAACTGCATGTGTCTGGAATTGACATTTCACATGCGCATGTTTTACATCACGTgcatttgtttatttacaaatttccCACATGCAAAAAGTGAAAGCTCATGAATTTAAGAACGAATATGGTGCAAATACCTAATTTCACTGTGTAAATGCGAAATGATattggtgaaatatttcttttttgcaCAAATGTCCCATTATGGTGAATAAAAATTCAGTGCGGAATCGCATGTAACATGTCAGCTTCCTCAAGTCTTGCATGTAACATGTCAGCCTCCATGAAACAATTCCTATAAGACAAATTTTGgttatttattgccggtaaaTAACGTCTATTCAATAGCTTTCAATTTCTATAagtaaattagattttttcaaTGACGACACATGTGGTTTCCGATAATCATTTAGTCCAGTTCATGGAATATTCCGAGAAATTCCAAGTTTATTTGTGTTACTTCCTAAACCAAGTCAAATTCAAATGGCATTTTATTTATTATGCAAGCGCAAAATAGTTATAGCCTAATCCTTGCAATATTGGTCTCGGATCACTCTGGTGAATATATAAACgatatattttagttttacaaTGAGTTTAGATGGAATCCTTGAATGTACCGTATCGACATAGGCTAAACTTATCAACCAcatcatgattttaatttttgtatcTTACTACAGGtggctgatataaaagtcgtGCACTGTCTTGCAGTAAAATGTTCTCTACGCACAGTTTTTATCGGTGTATGAGTAAAGCGGTCCGATCACCAGAAACCCGCGCAATGTTGGACAGAATGATCAGAGTCAATCATGCTGGCGAATTCGGTGCTAATCGCATATATGAAGGACAAATGTCTGTGTTAGGAAAAACAGAAGTTGGTCCACTTATCCAGGTGCGTTATTTTGAACACAGGTTTCGATTGGTCTCTGCCAATTCCAGAGTTCTTTTTTCAGTGCGTTTGTTTTGACCAGGATACACTCTACCTATTTTGGAATAgcataatctgtaaacctgattgaagtggccggtagagagtttgtgaTCTGGAATTGCTATTTCTAAACCGAGATACACTCGAACGAAATATGCCTCAGAAATCCCTATGTAGCGTTCAGTTGTCTACTTCGTGATTTCGAGAAATTTGAGTGTGCACTGTCTCCTAGTCGTATGTCTATCAGTTGTTTCTTTTTAACATAGGAAATGTGGGAACAAGAAAAAGTTCATCTAAAAGAATTTGAACGTCTCATTCCAGAACTGAGGGTCAGACCAACTGCCATGTTACCGATATGGAATTTAGCTGGATATGCATTAGGTAATTAGAAAACTGTCTTTCTTTTCAATACTGTGGAATCtcttcaatcaattagaataatCACCCAATATGACACATAGATCAGTGACTTGGGAAACACTGATCGGATAGAACGGTTTTatccgggttcgaacccataaCCTCTCACTTGCGAGTCAAACACATTATCCACCAAGCCACAAAGACAGgaccatcctcccccggcagggattcgaacctgatggcatcgagattgccacggcacgaaaccctgccataatcgaccgtgtgcgcagatacatgcgcagttcagatgatgtgatctttagccaatcagatatcccgttttattttagcccgggttttcccatgtatagttcttccttgaaatttgcctcaacgattatacaacgagcaatctgattggtgccgccagttttcgttgggaaagctgcgcatgtacctgcgcacccggcctactgatgcaggggttcgtgccgtggctgagtgtaacgataccatcaggttcgagtccctgcagagggaggatgagaCAGGACATAAAAGCTTTATCGGAGACTATTGATAATGTATATTTCCTGCAATATCTATGAAAATATTCCGTTTATTTCATTGCAACAGGTGCGGGAACGGCTTTACTCGGTAAAGAAGCAGCTATGGCTTGTACAGTGGCTGTAGAGGATGTGATAGGTGAACATTATGACCAGTAAGTTTTGCAAAAAAAGCTTAGATTCTACAAATGCATTTGCATTTTCTACATAGGagtgaaaaatatatacagtCAAATAGGCGATTAAGCAAGTTTGACCGTAGAAGATATTTTTTGTCACCATTTTCAGACAAATTCGACAATTGATGGCGGACGATCCTGAAGCGCATAAAGAATTACTCGAGGTAAATATAATCATCGTATGAATTCGATTCCGCTTATTCTGATTTTTCAATGAAGTATTTCTTGTTCTACAGACTATAAAAAAATTCCGGGATGAAGAACTAGGACATCTAGATATCGGCATGGAAAATGATGCAGAACAGGTAAGACTTGTCATTCTGTAATATGATTTTCTATTACTTTTATTGTTTATCGATGAATCTATTTATTTCAGGCTCCACTTTACCAAGCGATGTCGCAAGTGATTAAGTTTGGATGCAAAGGAGCGATATGGATATCTGAACGAGTGTGACGATTGACCACCAGGTGGCGATAGTGTTTTTCTGCTAGATCTTGAGGACAATCAAATAAGGATTTGGTCCGTCATTATTCTTCGTGAAAACTATAGATGTTTGAACGGTAAATCTGACGTTTAAGTCTTGAACAAGACTTTTATCTAAAGCCGTCTTGTGGtagtgtttgtttttttttcgaataaagTGAATTGTAACCCTTCAATTGATGCAGTTAGTTACATAGCTTTAGATGGTTTCAGTACGAGATCTTCATACAATTAAGGAGGATTGAGATATGGTCAACTTGAACTATAGAATTAAAGACCCtagaatttatcatcaaaataaaatatttatttctatacatataaatacataataaatagGAACGTTAATGCATAAGTCAGTGTAAGAAGAGAGAATGCCATTCTTTCAAAGACTCTCAAATATATAAGCCCTTAACATTGAGCATAATcctattgtaaattgattaacaaTAAAATGATCTTGCATTAAATTTAGTTCTAAGTGATTataaatttcaaagattcgCACAAATATACGAAGAATGTGAAAGACTGAATAAGCATCTGTATCCCTCAATCCTGTGGTACCCAGTATATAACATTCGGTAtacaatttacaaaatattgtgATATAGTATACATTAAAATCTTGTAGGAAAAATGTTCTTGTCAATGACTGGAAAGTTAAGTGAAAAGGACAGTTTAGGCTACTGCATAATCAAGGTTGTTTTACACATCTGTTGTCACACTATTGTATTATCCAAAACCATTTCCAGAAACTGCAAAAGAAATCATTTCGAATATACACGTATAGAAACACCTTTGCACTCAGAAATTCAGGGggaagctaatttagtatacACAGTAGAACCCGCTGAATTTGGATCATTTGGGGCAAAATTCATCCGCTTTATGAGAAATCCAGTTTTAAAAGAACATATGATGTGTGGATTTACGGGTTAAGCAGGTTTCATTGTAGTCTTTTAGTTCTTTTCGCTGTATTCCAATTTGTTTTACCTGTTCATAATGAACGTTGATGTTTCCAGTTTGGTTGACATCTTTTTCTCTGAATTTATTCGTCAACGTCTTCAACATTACGCAACACTGTATGAAATCGTCGAAATTTATCGACCGCGCGAATCTTCGATCGAAAACTCGAATGCATAATTGACTGAATGCAGGTGACCTGAAATACAGTTCGAAATTGTGTAAGTCTGATCAGTCTAAATcggaaaattagaaaatgaataaatcagaaaatgtcGGCCGAAAAAGTGGAGTCCATTATTTTCCCATTCATTATCTATAAATTCTGTCTAAATCGGATGTAAATCAAAAACTTGCCTGAATAATATCATAAAATCCCTAATTTACATTATCTAAGTCAAACATTTGGATTTTTATTGACACATTCCTTTGCACACAGAAAACACTCAACTTAGcattgaatgaatatataagcTATCAATCCTCTAATGGACAGAGGTAAAAGTTGCTTTATGATTTTCTAATTAGTTGCCATGTTTCGGATTTTCCTTCTAAAtaaattttttccaaaaacgtCCCTAAATCCAACTAGTTCATTGTCAGACAAAGAATGATGTtataaaaattttaacttGCTATTTGACCTGAAAACGTACAATCTATATCCAAATGTAGCGAATGCAGTAGATAGTTCATTAGCATCGATGTTACCAGAACGATCAGTGTCAAATCTACAAATGAACAACGAACAAAGATCATAAAGTACGAAGATAAGTAATCAATTATATTGTGTCGttttaaagtttttaaaaacagaTGTAGCACGAACCTGTCAAAACATGCCTTCCATTCTTGAATATATTTCCATAAGGCACCAAATTCAGCTGCATTGATGGTTCCAGATCTGAGATAATAACATAAtcacaaatgttacaatgttcaaatttccgggttcttacagatcaggggctgcagttcTCAAGAGATTACTTGTGCTACTTGttaccagcaagaacaacaatacaccaaaaattccctgattttctcAGAAATTTGTTAGAACAAGGGCAAACTTCAACAAAAGCAACGTACCTATCTTTATCAAACATGCCAATCAtgagtcgacatgtttcatCATTAAACGGTGTCCAATTTCCGTTCATTAGAGCTCGCTTCAGTTCATGTGccgttatttcaccatttctgTCGACATCTACAGACTACAAAACACAAACATACATGAAAACAGTAACTAACAAAATAGATAATGGGAGATAATTCGAAAAAAGTAATTCATTAACAACAAAAAGTAGTACCTGGAACCATTGCCAAAGTTCCGGGCTAACACCTGGGGGTAATTGTACAGGTGGTGGAGCTCCGTAAGGTTGCCCATACTGAGGTGGTGGTTGTGCACCCCCATAAGCAGGTGCACCCCCATTGTACGCGGGAGCTGGTGCACTTGTATATGGTGCGCCACCATACTGTCCTGGAACTGCTGCTCGTGGTGGTGGTGCACCATATGCTGGATTCTGTGGTGGTGCACCATACGCCGGATTGTGTGGGGGTGCACCGTATGCAGGATTGTGTGGGGGTGCACCGTATGCAGGATTGTGTGGGGGTGCACCGTATGCAGGATTGTGTGGGGGTTGGTATCCACCTCCATATGCCGGTTGAGGTCGACCCTGCCCATACATGTTGTTAGGACGTTGTTGTATATATTATTACTGAAAAGGAAAGAATGAAATAAGTTAATGCTGCTGAAACAATTTGCAACAACTTTCATAGCTTTTTCCTTAATAAGTGTTGTAGCTTTTTAACTCATCAAACAAGAGTGACAGTTTTGTAGTGACAAGTCTGTCAATCCTAGTCTGGCAGTCGGTCGTGTCTCCAGTCTTGTCTCGTCTGGGGAGTGGTGGGAGTAATATCCAGTGGTGGGAGTGTGGAGCAGTGTGGCTTAGTGGTAGAGTGCTCGCCCCCCAATCGGGAGGTTGTGTGTTCGAACCCCGGCTGTGCTGTAGTGTCCTTAGGCAAGGCATTAATTCACAATTGCTACTGGCTGACAACGCCTTGATCGCTCTGCAGCGTATCGGTGTTGCATCTCCCAAGGGAGAGTAAGAATATACTGGATTGGTAACAGAAGCTGGGTAATAATTGAGTGACAGCGCTTTGAGCATTTA includes:
- the LOC141903588 gene encoding sorcin-like isoform X2, with protein sequence MYGQGRPQPAYGGGYQPPHNPAQPPPQYGQPYGAPPPVQLPPGVSPELWQWFQSVDVDRNGEITAHELKRALMNGNWTPFNDETCRLMIGMFDKDRSGTINAAEFGALWKYIQEWKACFDRFDTDRSGNIDANELSTAFATFGYRLSPAFSQLCIRVFDRRFARSINFDDFIQCCVMLKTLTNKFREKDVNQTGNINVHYEQFLEMVLDNTIV
- the LOC141903588 gene encoding sorcin-like isoform X1, with translation MYGQGRPQPAYGGGYQPPHNPAYGAPPHNPAYGAPPHNPAYGAPPHNPAYGAPPQNPAYGAPPPRAAVPGQYGGAPYTSAPAPAYNGGAPAYGGAQPPPQYGQPYGAPPPVQLPPGVSPELWQWFQSVDVDRNGEITAHELKRALMNGNWTPFNDETCRLMIGMFDKDRSGTINAAEFGALWKYIQEWKACFDRFDTDRSGNIDANELSTAFATFGYRLSPAFSQLCIRVFDRRFARSINFDDFIQCCVMLKTLTNKFREKDVNQTGNINVHYEQFLEMVLDNTIV
- the LOC141903930 gene encoding NADPH-dependent 3-demethoxyubiquinone 3-hydroxylase, mitochondrial-like; this translates as MFSTHSFYRCMSKAVRSPETRAMLDRMIRVNHAGEFGANRIYEGQMSVLGKTEVGPLIQEMWEQEKVHLKEFERLIPELRVRPTAMLPIWNLAGYALGAGTALLGKEAAMACTVAVEDVIGEHYDQQIRQLMADDPEAHKELLETIKKFRDEELGHLDIGMENDAEQAPLYQAMSQVIKFGCKGAIWISERV